In one window of Bradyrhizobium diazoefficiens DNA:
- a CDS encoding TonB-dependent siderophore receptor, giving the protein MGMARAPRSLRSTAARQAFGRNFDVAAGKTVSTVASLIAVASVSSGAQAQQSTLPPVNVDAPKERPRSTAAKPTADQVRARNALRRAAQRQPAAAAPVIDTPAPAPDRNPYADPAAPYKVDHVQAGGKFPEKLVDTPKSITVLSKEVLADKNATNLKQAILSTAGVTLGSGEGGNAFGDRFFIRGFDARNDIFIDGVRDPGVSVRENFFTEQVEILRGPGSTFSGRGVAGGAINIVTKQANTERSFYNMDTSFGTDKTKRVTLDINQVINPTFAVRAGGLFQDADVAGRDFITDDRSGAFVATTWKPVDAVKVTTDYIHTYQHGIPDFGVPYYRPGSTGVGGQQFSTTAGGPFPDFGSSRNNFYGFVNRDFFKVKQDIGTVGAEVYVTPDLVLTDKIRASRSVNDYIGTLAESPIATIPLSASTVTLNPQSRYQVTSVLANQSEATYKFDTGAFRHTALGGLEISRETSFIDKYAGLDSEVTTGPAFTPGGSTSGVSVFAPQYTFLNTFDAPRMLGAPTNLSIDTKSVYLMDSANYRDLVILNGGVRYDDYTINSSGYGSVGGKQTFGTQSADFGMPNFNLGITLKPLPNGSVYAAYATSSNPVGAEFDGTSTAYGGLSPVLNGSSNQIFGPEKNTAIELGTKWELFDRHLLLTAALFQTEKENARESQNVTAATASATCPYPPATTGTVSCITAGAAYRIRGIDLGVGGKITDKWSVFGGLVLMQSEVTKSLAPSAQPSLYPTNVGRPLANIAHQSFSMLTKYQLTDVWELGGQAVYRSQIYGGTLLAANQGTSIPGYWRFDAFAEAKINKNWRIKLFVNNIFDKRYYDALYQSATPFVLEAPGRAAYLVLSARY; this is encoded by the coding sequence ATGGGTATGGCACGGGCTCCGCGGTCGTTGCGTTCGACAGCGGCGCGGCAAGCATTTGGCAGAAATTTCGATGTTGCTGCCGGCAAGACTGTTTCCACTGTTGCAAGCCTGATTGCCGTCGCGTCCGTATCGAGCGGAGCGCAGGCACAGCAATCAACCTTGCCGCCCGTGAACGTCGACGCGCCGAAGGAGCGGCCGCGCTCGACCGCTGCGAAACCGACGGCCGATCAGGTCCGCGCCCGCAACGCGTTGCGGCGTGCCGCACAGCGCCAGCCGGCCGCAGCCGCCCCGGTAATCGATACGCCCGCGCCTGCGCCCGACCGCAATCCCTATGCGGATCCGGCTGCGCCCTACAAGGTCGATCACGTGCAGGCCGGCGGCAAATTCCCGGAGAAGCTGGTCGACACGCCGAAGTCGATCACCGTCCTCAGCAAGGAGGTGCTTGCGGACAAGAACGCGACCAACTTGAAGCAGGCCATCCTCAGCACGGCCGGCGTGACGCTGGGCTCGGGCGAGGGCGGCAACGCCTTCGGTGACCGCTTCTTCATCCGCGGCTTCGACGCCCGCAACGACATCTTCATCGATGGTGTGCGTGATCCCGGCGTCAGCGTCCGCGAGAACTTCTTCACCGAGCAGGTCGAGATCCTGCGCGGTCCCGGTTCGACGTTCTCCGGCCGCGGTGTCGCCGGTGGTGCGATCAATATCGTCACCAAGCAGGCGAACACGGAGAGGAGCTTCTACAACATGGACACCTCGTTTGGCACCGACAAGACCAAGCGGGTGACGCTCGACATCAACCAGGTGATCAATCCAACCTTTGCGGTACGTGCCGGCGGGCTGTTCCAGGATGCGGACGTCGCGGGGCGCGACTTTATCACGGATGACCGCAGCGGAGCTTTCGTCGCGACCACGTGGAAGCCCGTCGACGCCGTCAAGGTGACCACGGACTACATCCATACGTATCAGCATGGCATCCCGGATTTCGGCGTGCCGTATTACCGCCCGGGATCGACCGGCGTCGGCGGTCAGCAATTCAGTACCACCGCAGGCGGTCCGTTCCCGGATTTTGGTTCCAGCCGCAATAATTTCTACGGCTTCGTCAACCGCGATTTCTTCAAGGTCAAACAAGACATCGGAACGGTGGGCGCCGAGGTCTATGTCACGCCAGATCTCGTTCTCACCGACAAGATCCGCGCATCGCGCTCCGTCAACGACTACATCGGAACGCTGGCGGAATCTCCCATCGCCACGATTCCGTTGTCGGCTTCGACCGTGACCCTCAATCCGCAAAGCCGCTACCAGGTCACCAGTGTTCTGGCCAACCAGAGCGAGGCGACCTACAAGTTCGACACGGGCGCGTTCAGGCACACCGCGCTCGGAGGCCTCGAGATCTCACGCGAGACGTCATTCATCGACAAGTATGCCGGGTTGGATTCGGAAGTGACGACGGGCCCGGCGTTCACGCCCGGCGGTTCAACCTCGGGCGTCAGCGTGTTCGCGCCGCAATACACCTTCCTCAACACGTTTGATGCGCCGCGAATGCTGGGAGCGCCGACCAACCTCTCGATCGACACCAAGAGTGTCTATCTGATGGACAGCGCCAACTACCGCGATCTCGTCATTCTCAATGGCGGCGTCCGCTACGACGACTACACCATCAACAGCAGCGGTTACGGTTCGGTCGGCGGGAAGCAGACCTTCGGTACGCAGAGCGCCGATTTCGGCATGCCGAACTTCAACCTCGGTATCACGCTGAAGCCACTGCCGAACGGCAGCGTCTACGCGGCCTATGCGACGTCGTCGAATCCGGTGGGCGCCGAGTTCGATGGCACCAGCACGGCCTATGGTGGCCTTTCGCCGGTTCTCAACGGCAGCTCGAACCAGATCTTCGGGCCCGAGAAGAATACGGCGATCGAGCTCGGCACCAAGTGGGAGCTGTTCGATCGCCATCTGTTGCTGACCGCCGCGTTGTTCCAGACCGAGAAGGAAAACGCGCGCGAGTCGCAGAACGTCACCGCGGCGACCGCAAGCGCGACTTGTCCGTATCCTCCCGCGACAACGGGCACCGTGTCCTGCATCACCGCCGGTGCTGCCTATCGCATCCGCGGCATCGACCTCGGCGTCGGCGGCAAGATCACCGACAAATGGAGCGTGTTCGGTGGTCTCGTGCTGATGCAGTCGGAGGTGACCAAGTCGCTGGCGCCGTCGGCGCAGCCGTCGCTCTATCCGACCAATGTCGGGCGTCCGCTCGCCAACATCGCGCACCAGTCCTTCAGCATGCTGACCAAGTACCAGCTCACCGACGTCTGGGAGCTGGGTGGGCAGGCGGTCTACCGCTCGCAGATCTACGGCGGAACCTTGCTCGCGGCGAACCAGGGGACCTCGATCCCCGGCTACTGGCGCTTCGATGCCTTTGCGGAGGCGAAGATCAACAAGAACTGGCGGATCAAGCTGTTCGTGAACAACATCTTCGACAAGCGCTATTACGACGCGCTGTACCAGAGCGCTACGCCCTTCGTGCTGGAGGCACCGGGACGCGCCGCCTATCTGGTTCTTTCCGCGCGATATTGA
- a CDS encoding Fe2+-dependent dioxygenase yields the protein MLTCIDGVLSKDDVAEFRRIIDASEWEDGRSTAGAQSAMVKRNEQLPPDSEVARKLGNRIISALTSNPRFLAAAIPLQIFPPLFNRYAADSGHHFGLHVDNAIRGDRLTGLRIRTDLSVTLFLSEPEDYDGGELVIEDTYGSHEVKLPAGNCVLYPSTSLHLVTPVTRGARVASFFWLQSMIRDDQARSMIFDLDTAIQALVQRLGRDDPETVKLTGIYHNLIRSWAEV from the coding sequence ATGCTGACATGCATAGACGGCGTTCTGAGCAAGGACGATGTGGCGGAGTTTCGCCGCATCATCGACGCCAGCGAATGGGAAGACGGCCGTTCCACCGCGGGCGCGCAGTCAGCAATGGTCAAACGCAACGAGCAATTGCCGCCGGATAGCGAGGTCGCGCGAAAGCTCGGCAACCGCATCATTTCGGCGTTGACGTCGAATCCGCGGTTCCTGGCGGCGGCGATCCCGCTCCAGATCTTTCCGCCGCTGTTCAACCGCTATGCCGCGGACAGCGGCCATCATTTCGGCCTGCACGTCGACAATGCCATCCGCGGCGACCGCCTGACCGGCCTTCGCATCCGCACGGACCTCTCGGTCACGCTGTTCCTCAGCGAGCCCGAGGACTATGATGGTGGCGAACTTGTGATCGAGGACACCTACGGTTCGCACGAGGTCAAGCTGCCAGCCGGGAACTGCGTGCTTTATCCTTCGACCAGCCTCCATCTCGTCACCCCGGTGACGAGGGGCGCGCGGGTTGCGTCTTTCTTCTGGCTCCAGAGCATGATACGGGACGATCAAGCCCGCAGCATGATCTTTGACCTCGACACCGCCATTCAGGCACTGGTGCAACGGCTCGGGCGTGACGATCCCGAAACGGTCAAATTAACGGGTATCTATCACAATCTCATTCGCAGCTGGGCCGAAGTATGA
- a CDS encoding DMT family transporter, whose product MDEILGVLAAVLSSALGGTSIGATRYLVGSIDPLAIGSFRFGIGLLLLLPLTLLRSDRWPERGDWAATIGLGILFFALFPILFNASLIFTTAARGALALSTLPLLTLVIGAALGSEALTWRKSIGVVVATLGVAIALLTDLGSAPSGAWRGDLLMMAAALCMALYGIWSKPLIRRSSPIAFTTMSMAAGALCLVLLSCVRDSFAPIAGFGAPQWLAALYLGAFGAALTFYLWAFALERTTPTRVAISVTVNPVTASLVGAWLLHEPLRWNLAAGIVAVFAGIWIATTTGRRAATASQQT is encoded by the coding sequence GTGGACGAAATTCTCGGAGTTCTGGCCGCTGTGCTGTCGAGCGCGCTGGGCGGCACCTCGATCGGCGCCACGCGCTATCTCGTCGGTAGCATCGATCCGCTGGCGATCGGCTCGTTCCGGTTCGGCATCGGCCTTCTCCTGCTGCTGCCGCTCACCTTGCTGCGCAGCGATCGCTGGCCAGAGCGAGGCGACTGGGCTGCGACCATCGGGCTCGGTATCCTGTTCTTCGCGCTGTTTCCGATCCTGTTCAACGCGTCGCTGATCTTCACGACAGCCGCGCGTGGGGCGCTCGCGCTGTCGACGCTGCCGCTACTGACGCTGGTGATCGGTGCCGCACTCGGCAGCGAAGCACTGACCTGGCGCAAATCGATCGGCGTCGTGGTGGCAACGCTCGGCGTGGCCATCGCGCTGCTCACCGATCTCGGCTCGGCGCCGTCGGGCGCCTGGCGCGGCGATCTCCTGATGATGGCGGCCGCGTTGTGCATGGCGCTGTATGGCATCTGGTCGAAGCCGCTGATCCGGCGATCGAGCCCGATCGCCTTCACGACCATGAGCATGGCGGCAGGGGCGCTATGTCTCGTCCTGCTCTCGTGTGTCCGCGACAGCTTCGCGCCCATCGCAGGATTTGGCGCGCCGCAATGGCTCGCGGCGCTCTATCTTGGCGCGTTCGGTGCGGCGCTGACCTTCTATCTCTGGGCCTTCGCGCTGGAGCGGACGACGCCGACGCGCGTCGCGATCTCGGTGACCGTCAATCCGGTCACGGCATCGCTGGTAGGGGCCTGGTTGCTGCACGAGCCGCTGCGCTGGAATCTCGCCGCCGGCATCGTCGCGGTCTTTGCCGGGATCTGGATCGCGACGACGACCGGCCGACGAGCCGCGACGGCCTCACAGCAAACCTGA
- a CDS encoding SDR family oxidoreductase codes for MADRLKGKRAVITAAAAGIGRACALAFAREGATVIATDINESGIAGLTKEGIAEVAKLDVRNTADVNAFAKRVGKIDVLLNAAGFVHHGTILDCSEEDFDFSFDLNVKSMHRTIRAFLPDMLAGGGGSIVNISSCAALRPPANRYVYSASKAAVSLLTRAVALDFITKGIRCNSICPGTVETPSMLDRAAAQGPQGKEMFVSRQKMGRLGTADEIASMAVYLGSDESAFTTGVDLVVDGGYML; via the coding sequence ATGGCAGACCGCCTCAAGGGAAAGCGCGCCGTCATCACGGCAGCGGCAGCCGGCATCGGGCGCGCATGCGCCCTCGCATTCGCGCGTGAAGGCGCAACCGTCATCGCCACCGACATCAACGAGAGCGGCATCGCGGGCCTGACCAAGGAAGGCATCGCCGAGGTCGCAAAACTCGACGTTCGCAACACCGCCGACGTCAACGCATTTGCAAAACGGGTCGGCAAGATCGACGTCCTGCTCAACGCCGCCGGCTTCGTCCACCACGGCACCATCCTGGATTGCTCGGAAGAGGATTTCGACTTCTCGTTCGACCTCAACGTCAAGTCGATGCACCGGACCATCAGGGCGTTCCTGCCCGACATGCTCGCAGGCGGGGGCGGCAGCATCGTCAACATCTCATCCTGCGCAGCGCTGCGGCCGCCGGCCAACCGTTACGTCTACAGCGCCTCGAAGGCTGCCGTGTCGCTGCTGACCCGCGCGGTCGCGCTCGACTTCATCACCAAGGGCATCCGCTGCAACTCGATCTGCCCCGGCACCGTCGAGACACCCTCGATGCTCGATCGCGCCGCCGCGCAAGGACCGCAGGGCAAGGAAATGTTCGTCTCCCGCCAGAAGATGGGCCGGCTCGGCACTGCGGACGAGATTGCCTCCATGGCGGTCTATCTCGGCAGCGACGAGAGCGCCTTCACCACCGGCGTCGACCTCGTCGTCGATGGCGGCTACATGCTCTGA
- a CDS encoding LysR family transcriptional regulator, with protein sequence MTAPDLDPDLLKAFLAVAEHRSFTRAADRLNRTQSAVSVQVKRLEQRLGTKLFQRNRAGVVPTAAGDELRAYAQRILALHAEAVGALRARKPEAFVRLGVMDDYGTIVIPPLLARFAKDHPAVRVEIETGLTVTMPSRLGDAYDLVIAMHPQGRGDGELLRREQAVWAAAASSRATAEETLPVALYPPGCLFRQWAAEALDRAGRPWRLAFVSRTLAAVESIAAQGLAVTVVKAGTLPPRLRPLGPADGLPPLPMADIRLHRARSLSRAAALLADHLQRGISEPATLC encoded by the coding sequence ATGACCGCACCCGATCTCGATCCCGATCTGCTGAAGGCCTTTCTCGCCGTCGCCGAGCATCGCTCATTCACGCGCGCGGCAGATCGACTCAACCGGACCCAGTCGGCGGTCAGCGTGCAGGTCAAGCGCCTCGAGCAGCGGCTCGGCACGAAACTGTTTCAGCGCAATAGGGCCGGCGTCGTACCGACCGCCGCGGGCGATGAGCTCCGCGCCTATGCGCAGCGCATCCTCGCCCTCCATGCGGAGGCGGTCGGCGCGCTGCGCGCGCGCAAGCCGGAAGCCTTTGTTCGCCTCGGCGTGATGGACGATTATGGCACGATCGTCATTCCGCCCCTGCTCGCACGCTTCGCCAAGGACCATCCGGCAGTCCGGGTCGAGATCGAGACCGGCCTGACCGTGACCATGCCCTCACGACTCGGCGACGCCTATGATCTCGTCATCGCCATGCACCCGCAAGGGCGTGGCGACGGCGAACTGTTGCGACGCGAGCAGGCCGTGTGGGCAGCCGCCGCCTCCAGTCGAGCCACGGCGGAGGAGACCTTGCCTGTTGCGCTCTATCCGCCCGGCTGCCTGTTTCGCCAATGGGCGGCGGAGGCGCTCGATCGCGCCGGCCGGCCGTGGCGGCTGGCCTTTGTCAGCCGGACACTGGCGGCGGTGGAATCAATCGCGGCACAGGGCCTCGCGGTCACCGTGGTCAAGGCCGGCACCTTGCCACCCCGCCTTCGCCCTCTCGGCCCGGCCGACGGCCTGCCACCGCTGCCTATGGCCGACATCCGCCTCCACCGCGCGCGCAGCCTGTCGCGGGCCGCTGCGCTGCTCGCCGATCATTTGCAGCGTGGCATTTCGGAACCGGCCACCCTATGTTGA
- a CDS encoding site-2 protease family protein: MNISLYDLSVWVLPLVLAITFHEAAHGFVAHRLGDNTAWQLGRVSFNPLRHIDPFGTLILPAMLLFAHSPFLFGYAKPVPVNFRNLNNPKLDMVWVALAGPVTNILLALVAGIALHALPWAPARSAQWMFDNLKNALLINAVLAVFNMMPIPPLDGGRVAVGLLPRPLALPLSRLEPFGMMILIALLILLPLAGSQFGLNLDVISAILRTLTGYVIQAVLLLTGNA; the protein is encoded by the coding sequence GTGAACATTTCTCTCTATGACCTCTCGGTATGGGTGCTGCCGCTGGTGCTCGCCATCACCTTCCACGAGGCGGCGCATGGGTTCGTCGCGCACCGGCTCGGCGACAACACCGCCTGGCAGCTCGGGCGCGTCAGCTTCAACCCGCTTCGCCATATCGACCCGTTCGGCACCCTGATCCTGCCGGCGATGTTGCTATTTGCGCATTCGCCGTTCCTGTTCGGCTATGCCAAGCCGGTGCCGGTGAATTTTCGCAATCTCAACAACCCGAAGCTGGACATGGTCTGGGTGGCCTTGGCCGGTCCCGTCACCAACATCCTGCTGGCGCTCGTGGCAGGCATCGCCCTCCACGCCCTGCCCTGGGCGCCCGCCAGATCGGCGCAATGGATGTTCGACAACCTCAAGAATGCACTGCTGATCAACGCCGTGCTGGCGGTCTTCAACATGATGCCGATCCCGCCGCTCGACGGCGGACGGGTCGCGGTCGGGCTGTTGCCCCGGCCGCTTGCCCTGCCCCTGTCGCGGCTCGAGCCGTTCGGCATGATGATCCTGATCGCGCTGCTGATCCTGCTGCCGCTGGCGGGTTCCCAGTTCGGTCTAAATCTTGATGTTATTTCAGCAATACTGCGAACGTTGACCGGTTATGTGATTCAAGCTGTTCTCTTGCTGACCGGCAATGCGTAG
- a CDS encoding TonB family protein: protein MSDPLIDAKPSRWLWILAAMVAIGLHLGGAALALANLRSDDGDDGLGANGAEYAVEMTSPKLPETDLPPGPDSEASQFQPQQMQQQAEVKETDLPKEIPQEAEDPDRLVTENDSKKPVEDTTKVAKVETQAVEEMPNAQDSARQALDENAREDEKAAAPHHGIGKDVRKLTAEWGKRISAYFELHKRYPKNKSKTTTVKLSLVLNRRGNVVSVDVAESSGDPVFDSEAVSMVRRSDPVPVPPAELTDDQFSFSLPVNFKKPPK from the coding sequence ATGTCCGATCCTCTGATCGATGCGAAACCGTCCCGGTGGCTCTGGATTCTGGCCGCGATGGTCGCGATCGGCCTGCATCTTGGCGGGGCCGCGCTGGCGCTCGCCAACCTGCGGTCCGATGACGGTGACGATGGCCTCGGCGCCAACGGCGCGGAATACGCCGTCGAGATGACCTCGCCGAAGCTCCCTGAGACCGATCTGCCGCCGGGACCGGACAGCGAAGCCTCGCAGTTCCAGCCGCAACAGATGCAGCAGCAGGCCGAGGTGAAAGAGACCGATCTGCCGAAGGAAATCCCTCAGGAAGCCGAAGACCCGGATCGGCTCGTCACCGAGAACGACTCCAAGAAGCCGGTCGAGGACACCACGAAGGTCGCCAAGGTCGAGACCCAGGCCGTCGAGGAGATGCCGAACGCCCAGGATTCGGCGAGGCAGGCGCTCGACGAGAACGCGCGGGAGGACGAGAAGGCGGCTGCGCCTCACCACGGCATCGGCAAGGACGTTCGCAAGCTGACGGCCGAATGGGGCAAGCGGATCAGCGCCTATTTCGAGCTTCACAAGCGCTATCCCAAGAACAAGAGCAAGACGACGACGGTCAAGCTCAGCCTGGTCCTGAACCGGCGCGGCAATGTCGTCTCCGTCGATGTGGCCGAATCTTCGGGCGATCCCGTCTTCGACAGCGAGGCCGTATCCATGGTGCGCCGTTCGGATCCCGTGCCGGTCCCACCGGCCGAACTCACGGACGATCAGTTCTCGTTCAGCCTGCCGGTGAATTTCAAGAAGCCGCCGAAATAG
- the exbD gene encoding TonB system transport protein ExbD, giving the protein MAVSLTDDDDDDDFSETHDINVTPFIDVILVLLIIFMVAAPLSTVDLPIDLPTSSAMPQKKPDKPTYVSIKPDLTLAIGENAVKRTDLVSSLDGIADMSKDKYVFLRADKAVPYGELMGVMEILRSGGYSRIKLVALEAPPAAAGPAQGAVQP; this is encoded by the coding sequence ATGGCTGTTTCGCTCACGGACGACGATGACGACGACGATTTTTCCGAGACGCATGACATCAACGTCACGCCGTTCATCGACGTCATCCTGGTGCTGCTGATCATCTTCATGGTCGCGGCACCGTTATCGACCGTCGATCTGCCGATCGACCTGCCGACGTCGAGCGCGATGCCGCAGAAGAAGCCGGACAAGCCGACCTATGTCAGCATCAAGCCCGATCTGACGCTTGCGATCGGCGAAAACGCGGTCAAGCGAACCGACCTGGTCAGCTCGCTTGACGGGATCGCCGACATGAGCAAGGACAAATATGTGTTCCTGCGTGCCGACAAGGCCGTGCCTTACGGCGAGTTGATGGGCGTCATGGAAATCCTGCGGTCCGGTGGCTATTCCCGGATCAAGCTGGTGGCGCTCGAAGCACCTCCTGCGGCGGCTGGGCCGGCGCAGGGGGCCGTCCAACCTTGA
- a CDS encoding GFA family protein, which translates to MIREGGCLCGAVRFKAEGEPLNVRICHCRICQKAMGSPYFARAQFDQRALTVEGVTGRYASSENIDRVFCKTCGTRLFAWRRNGTLAGVALATFDDRNAFAPTEHIWVSEKLAWLKLDDGLTQYQGTIPA; encoded by the coding sequence ATGATCCGGGAAGGTGGATGCCTCTGTGGCGCGGTGCGGTTCAAGGCGGAAGGCGAGCCGCTAAACGTGCGCATCTGCCATTGCCGCATCTGCCAGAAGGCGATGGGCTCGCCCTACTTCGCGCGCGCCCAGTTCGACCAGCGCGCACTGACCGTCGAGGGTGTGACGGGGCGCTATGCGTCGTCCGAGAACATCGACCGCGTGTTCTGCAAGACCTGCGGCACACGCCTGTTTGCATGGCGTCGCAACGGCACGCTAGCGGGCGTCGCGCTCGCGACTTTCGACGACCGCAACGCCTTTGCCCCGACCGAGCACATCTGGGTCTCGGAAAAGCTCGCCTGGCTGAAGCTCGACGACGGCCTCACACAATATCAGGGAACGATCCCGGCCTGA
- a CDS encoding SDR family NAD(P)-dependent oxidoreductase, translating to MNRIDLHGRVAVVTGGAQGFGRAISERFVASGAKVAIWDFDSALAEKAAKEIGDNVRVFKVDVTDTAGVEQARDATLAAFGKIDILVNNAGIAGVNKPVWETDLEEWRKVLRINLDGPFIVCKAIVPTMLKQKYGRIVNIASIAGKEGNPNASHYSASKAGLIALTKSLGKELAAHDILVNAVTPAAAKTAIFDQMTQQHIDFMLSKIPKGRFVLVEELAAMVAWLSSEDCAFSTGAVFDISGGRATY from the coding sequence ATGAACAGGATTGATCTCCACGGCCGCGTCGCTGTCGTCACCGGCGGCGCTCAGGGTTTTGGCCGTGCCATCAGCGAGCGCTTCGTCGCCTCCGGCGCAAAGGTCGCGATCTGGGATTTCGACTCGGCGCTGGCCGAGAAGGCGGCGAAGGAGATCGGTGACAACGTCCGCGTCTTCAAGGTCGACGTCACCGACACCGCCGGCGTCGAGCAGGCGCGCGACGCGACGCTCGCCGCCTTCGGCAAGATCGACATCCTCGTCAACAATGCCGGCATCGCCGGCGTGAACAAGCCGGTCTGGGAGACCGATCTCGAGGAATGGCGCAAGGTGCTGCGCATCAACCTCGACGGCCCCTTCATCGTGTGCAAGGCCATCGTGCCGACGATGCTCAAGCAGAAATACGGGCGGATCGTGAACATCGCCTCGATCGCCGGCAAGGAGGGCAATCCGAACGCCTCGCACTACTCGGCTTCCAAGGCCGGCCTGATCGCGCTGACGAAGTCGCTCGGCAAGGAGCTCGCCGCGCATGACATTCTCGTGAATGCGGTGACGCCGGCGGCGGCGAAGACTGCTATTTTCGACCAGATGACGCAGCAGCACATCGATTTCATGCTGTCGAAGATTCCAAAAGGCCGCTTCGTACTGGTCGAAGAGCTGGCCGCGATGGTGGCTTGGCTTTCATCCGAGGACTGCGCGTTCTCGACCGGCGCGGTGTTCGACATCTCGGGCGGACGCGCAACTTATTGA
- the exbB gene encoding tonB-system energizer ExbB, which yields MKITSFQASLAAAVLLMSTWLAVPVSAQTQTQPAAPARPVAPVAAQPTPAVAAQPIPIAAPAASTTAPAAAAPTAVAPSAASTDAVVAPASEAAPKAGIAPAMKELSPWVMFMSADIIVKAVMIGLAFASLMTWTVLIAKSIELSVASGSLRSALRKIAEARSLAEAQMALGAKAGILPSFLAAALREARMSAGLSSDTGIRERAASSFSEITRAEARRIRIGMGVLATIGSTSPFVGLFGTVWGIMNSFIGISKSQTTNLAVVAPGIAEALLATAIGLVAAIPAVIIYNHFSRVTKSYLELVSRASGAAARLLSRDLDRSHGSAHSRAAE from the coding sequence ATGAAGATCACATCTTTCCAAGCAAGCCTCGCTGCAGCCGTGCTGCTGATGTCCACCTGGCTCGCAGTTCCTGTTTCTGCCCAGACACAGACCCAGCCGGCTGCGCCGGCCCGGCCTGTTGCACCCGTGGCGGCTCAGCCAACTCCGGCTGTTGCAGCACAGCCAATCCCGATTGCTGCGCCTGCGGCATCGACTACGGCCCCCGCGGCTGCTGCGCCTACGGCGGTGGCACCCAGTGCAGCTTCGACCGATGCTGTCGTGGCCCCGGCATCCGAGGCTGCGCCGAAAGCCGGTATCGCGCCGGCCATGAAGGAATTGTCGCCCTGGGTGATGTTCATGTCGGCGGACATCATCGTGAAGGCGGTGATGATCGGGCTTGCCTTCGCATCGCTCATGACCTGGACCGTCCTCATCGCCAAATCGATCGAGCTGTCGGTCGCGTCCGGCAGCCTGCGTTCGGCGCTGAGGAAGATCGCCGAGGCGCGCTCGCTCGCGGAGGCGCAAATGGCGCTGGGCGCCAAAGCGGGCATCCTTCCGTCGTTCCTGGCGGCGGCATTGCGCGAGGCACGGATGTCAGCCGGCCTGTCCAGCGACACCGGCATCAGGGAGCGCGCCGCCTCGAGCTTTTCGGAGATCACGCGCGCGGAGGCGCGGCGCATCCGCATCGGCATGGGCGTGCTTGCGACCATCGGCTCGACGTCGCCCTTCGTCGGCCTTTTCGGCACGGTGTGGGGCATCATGAACAGCTTCATCGGCATCTCGAAGTCGCAGACCACGAACCTCGCCGTCGTCGCCCCAGGCATCGCCGAGGCGCTGCTCGCCACCGCGATCGGCCTCGTTGCGGCCATTCCTGCCGTCATCATCTACAACCATTTCTCGCGCGTCACGAAGAGCTATCTCGAACTCGTCAGCCGTGCCTCGGGCGCGGCCGCGCGGCTGCTCTCGCGCGATCTCGATCGCAGCCACGGCAGCGCGCATTCCCGTGCGGCGGAGTAG